The following is a genomic window from Pseudomonadota bacterium.
CTGATCGAGCGTTGGGTAGCGGAACGTGAAGGTCCACCCCTTGCCCTGGGCTCTCAGAACCTGCTCCTTTACGAGCGGGCGGGCGTGGGCTGCGCGCTGCGGCACCAGAATGGCCAGAAGCGCGAGAACGACGGCGGCGAGGTGATGCGTGCGAGTCATGCGGCATCAGTTCAATTCTCCCTCGCGCGGACCCTGCCGAGGCAGAGGCTCCACGACAGGGGAGAGCCCTGGCCCGCGCGAACCTCACGCGCTCGGACATCTTGACGTAGCGGTCTTTTGCGGGTAATCTCTCATCAGGTAGTGTAATGGCAACACGAACGAAGGCGTCGAGCCTGCCCCAGCCAGTCAGTGATGCCACCGCGCACCCTCGTGTCGCGGTGACGGTCGACCTCGTCATCTTCACGCTGCGTGAGCGTGCGCTGAACCTGCTCATCGTGGAGCGTGGCATCGAGCCGTTCAAGGGGCGATGGGCGCTGCCCGGCGGATTCGTGCGTCTCGATGAGACCATCGACGAGGCGGCGCGGCGCGAGCTCGCCGAAGAGACCGGGGTGAGCGAGGTCTACCTCGAGCAGCTGTACACCTTTGGCGACATCGAGCGCGATCCGCGTGAGCGCGTGATCACGGTGGCCTACTACGCGTTCGTGCCCTCTCAGTCGCTCGAGCTGAAAGCCTCAACCGACGCCGCCGCCGTGCGGTGGGTGGCGATCGGAGAGCGTCCCCCCCTCTCGTTTGATCACGACCGCATCGTCGAGTACGCCCTCGAGCGCATCCGGAACAAGATCATGTACGTTCCCATCGCCTTTGGGCTGCTGGCGAATGAGTTCACGCTCACCGAGCTGCAGAACGTCTATGAGGCCATTCTCGGCGATGCACTCGACAAGCGAAACTTCCGCAAGAAGATCCTGGCCTCCGATCTGCTCGTGGAGACGGGTTCCGTGCGCGGGGGCGAACGGCATCGCCCCGCTGCGCTGTACCGGTTCTCACGCGCTCGCTTCGAGGCGCCACGGCCATGAGTGCGCTCGTGACGAGGCACAGCGGGGAGGAATGGCGATGAGCCCACACATCGAGACGATCGACCCACGGGTGACGCCCAGTCTTCCCTTCCTCACATACCTGGCCGACTGGGAGGCTGCGCTCCCCACAATGTCCTTGAAGGGCATCGTTGAAGCGGCTGGCAGCCCCGAACAGGTGGCCGTGATCAGCGTCGATCTGATCAAGGGATTCACCGCAACCGGCCCGCTGTCGAGTCCGCGCGTGGGTGCGCTGGTGCCGCGCGTCGCCGCCTTGCTCACCGAAGCCCACGGACTGGGCGTGCGGCAGTTCGTGCTCCTTCAAGACGCCCATCCTCCAAACAGCCCGGAGTTCGACGACCTGCCCGCACACTGCGTGCAGGGCACGATCGAGGCAGAGACAGACGATGGGCTGGCCGCGCTCCCCTTTGCCAGCACCTTCAACGTCATGAAGAAGCGGTCGCTCGACGGCCTGGTGGCAACCGAGCTGATGGGCTGGCTCGAGGCCAGGCCACACCTGCGCCGTCTCGTCGTGGTGGGAGACTGCACCGATCTGTGCGTGTACGAGCTGGTGATGCACCTGCAGATGCGCGCGCACGCCCTGCACCTGCCGTATGAGGTCGTGGTGCCTGCCCGCTGTGTGAACACCTACGATCTGCCCGTGGAGACGGCGACGGCCATCGGCGCGCGTCCGCACGATGGCGACCTGCTGCATCGGGTCTTCCTGCATCAGATGGCGGCAAACGGGGTCATGGTGGTGGGCGCGCTCGATGAGGCGGTGCCGTGAGAACGAGGGGGAGTGGCGCCCGAGGGGGGCGACGAAAGGGGGACGACATGCGCATCGGAATTGCGGTGAGGCCCGCGCTGCCCGAGGCGAGCGAGGCGGCCAAGGCGCTGAAGTCGTGGTTGCGGGCACGAAAGGTCACGGTGCTCGACTTCGAGCGCGTGGTCGAGGGGGAGTCGTGCGACGCGGTCATGGTTCTGGGCGGCGACGGCACTTTGCTGCAAGTGGCAAACCAGATGGCGCCGCGTGAGATTCCCGCCATCGGCATCAACTACGGCCACGTGGGCTATCTGTGCGAGGTCGGCGCCGAACGCATCTTCGAGGCGGCTGAGATGATCCTCGATGGCCGCTACACGGTTGACCGACGCACCATGGTGCGGGCCACCGTGCGCCGCAAGGGGCGCGTGATTCGCACCCTCGATGCGCTGAACGAGATACTCGTGGGCGGGGCCACCCGCACCCTGACCCTTCATGTCGAGATCAACGGTGACGCCCTGGGTCAGGTGCGCGGAGATGGCATCATCGTTGCCACCCGCACCGGTTCGACTGCGTACAGCTTCAGCGCGGGTGGCTCGATCCTGTTGCTCGACGGGTTCGTGCTGGTGGCGTCGAACGCCGTGTTCTCGGCGAGCATCCGCTCGCTCATCATGTCGACCGACGCCGTCGTGCGCATCACCGACCAGTCATTCTCGACCACGCCGTATGTCATTGCCGACGGACAGCGCGACTACCGCATGCGCAAGGAAGACGTGCTCGACATCGGCGCCTCGCCGCTGAAAGGCAACCTCATCAGCCTCGGGCTGGTCACCCCCGTGCACAAGCTCAGCCTGGGCTTCGGGCTGCGACGCGTCTCGCAGAGCCCCCCGTCGCCTTGAGTCGGTGGCGTGTCGCGTGGGCCTGCTCGGGTGGAACGGCCACGCGGGCACTGCGTGGAATGACTGCCCTGGCCTTGCGCTCCTCGGCCCGTTCGTATATAATACCGTCTGTTGCGGCGCAGGCCGTACACACAGGGGTGTAGCTCAGCCGGTAGAGCGGCGGTCTCCAAAACCGTAGGTCGCGGGTTCGAATCCTGTCGCCCCTGCCACACGAAACCTAATAGCCGCGCCGATTCAGGCGCCACGAAGACGGCCTCTCAAGGTCGTCTTTTGCTTCTGGAAAAATTTTTTTCGAGGGGGGCTTAACTCAGGGCACGCCTTGCCGATACTCGTAGCGTAGAACTGTATTCTCGAGGTGCCAGCATGGATCGTTTCTCTTCAATACGCCAGGAGCCCCAGATGTCTACCCCCATCGCCCAGGGGAGTGGTGCGCCAGGGTCGCTCTCATGGGCCGACCGCACCAGTGGTACATACAGCGTCTCGAAGGCTGCCCTCTCTGCCACCATGGCCAGCGTTCCAGCCAGCATCGACGAGCATCTGCTCGGTGTCGTCTCCGCACAGATGCACGCCCTGTCGAGCGACGCGAGCCTGCGCGGCATGTACTACCTGGCGCTGATGCTCATGAAACAGGTTGGAGATGAGGCTGTGAGTGGCTTTGTGACGTCGCTGGGCGAGGCCCTCGGCGGCGGCGTCGCAGCGGAGGCTTCCGCCGCTGCCGCGGAGGCTTCCGCCTCTGCCGCGGAGGCTTCCGCCGCTGCCGCGGAGGCTTCCGCCGCTGCTGAACTTCCCGTTGAGGCCCCTCCGCCTCCGGATGCTGCAACGTCGATGCGGGTTCTCGCGGCCATCGATCAGCAGCTCGAGAAGGGAGCGGCCACGAGTGCGGCCCGTGGTACCGACGCGGCAACGCTGATGGAGAGCCTGTCGAACCTGCGCGCCGACGTGGGCACGACCGTCAGTGCCCTGCAGATGGCCCAGGCGCCTCAGGGGGCTCGAACCGGGTCGTCAGAGATGGCCGGGGCCCTTCTCGTGAGGCGCGTCTAGAGGAGTGGCCGAAAAGGTCGCGCCCATCAATATGCGGGCGCGGGAAGTTCGGCCGTTCTGCCATCCCGTGGGGTCGCGGGCATCCCACGAACCCTGAAGAGGGCTTTCCGGCCGTGCTTTCAGTGTCTTTCTGGAGGATCGTGGCTTGCGGCTCGCGTAAGCACGCGGAGCGAACAGCCGGCGGGGGAGAGCGGGGGCGCGGGGTGTGACGAACGAAGAAGAGCTCGAGCAGCAGTTTCGCTCGGTGGGTGACAACCTGCCGAACGGCATCGTCTATCAGTTTCGAAGAAATGCTGATGGCAGCCACTGTTTCACCTATGTGAGCGCGGGCATCGAGGCGACGCTGGGTCTGAAGCCCCACGAGGTTCTTGCTGACGTCGACCTTGTCTTCGGCTTGATGCCGCCGCAGACGCTGGAAGACTACTTCGCCGCCGAGGAGGTCTGCGTTCGAGACCTCACGCCCTATGCCGGGCTTCTCGATTTCGAGCTGGCGAATGGCCGTTGCTGCTGGCTTCAGGTTCAGTCTCGTCCCCATCGCAAGTCAGACGGTGCAGTGGTGTGGGACGGGCTCGCCATTGACGTCACCGACCGCGTGCTGGGAGAATGTCTTCAGAATGCGGTCACAGATACGCGAGAAGCCATATCGCACGCGAGCAGTGAGGTTGCGCTGTTCGATGCGGTCTGTCGCATCTTGAGCGAGTCAGAAATCGTCGATACCGCATTTGTGA
Proteins encoded in this region:
- a CDS encoding NUDIX hydrolase, which codes for MATRTKASSLPQPVSDATAHPRVAVTVDLVIFTLRERALNLLIVERGIEPFKGRWALPGGFVRLDETIDEAARRELAEETGVSEVYLEQLYTFGDIERDPRERVITVAYYAFVPSQSLELKASTDAAAVRWVAIGERPPLSFDHDRIVEYALERIRNKIMYVPIAFGLLANEFTLTELQNVYEAILGDALDKRNFRKKILASDLLVETGSVRGGERHRPAALYRFSRARFEAPRP
- a CDS encoding NAD(+)/NADH kinase translates to MRIGIAVRPALPEASEAAKALKSWLRARKVTVLDFERVVEGESCDAVMVLGGDGTLLQVANQMAPREIPAIGINYGHVGYLCEVGAERIFEAAEMILDGRYTVDRRTMVRATVRRKGRVIRTLDALNEILVGGATRTLTLHVEINGDALGQVRGDGIIVATRTGSTAYSFSAGGSILLLDGFVLVASNAVFSASIRSLIMSTDAVVRITDQSFSTTPYVIADGQRDYRMRKEDVLDIGASPLKGNLISLGLVTPVHKLSLGFGLRRVSQSPPSP
- a CDS encoding cysteine hydrolase, translated to MAMSPHIETIDPRVTPSLPFLTYLADWEAALPTMSLKGIVEAAGSPEQVAVISVDLIKGFTATGPLSSPRVGALVPRVAALLTEAHGLGVRQFVLLQDAHPPNSPEFDDLPAHCVQGTIEAETDDGLAALPFASTFNVMKKRSLDGLVATELMGWLEARPHLRRLVVVGDCTDLCVYELVMHLQMRAHALHLPYEVVVPARCVNTYDLPVETATAIGARPHDGDLLHRVFLHQMAANGVMVVGALDEAVP